One segment of Scomber scombrus chromosome 3, fScoSco1.1, whole genome shotgun sequence DNA contains the following:
- the apcdd1l gene encoding protein APCDD1-like: MKCAEAGNMSNGHFSHLLRGVWLLWLWQVVFVAGTGSKLWEVPSVSFTSSSNLSESLQWEPHCQYHHLQDRVRITADIPPRLDGTWVSIRCEVRPGPEFLTRSYTFHPTRHFQALQHYYTDSGCEDPAYSLMIRGKLRLRQASWITRGGTEAEHHISKVGIVIHSLAAKQRLASRLPPSCVDLTLSHVMPGKLYELYNTRAGRGCLAALGFSMMEMGLIRVETQHHIHGGKVQELFLGDIHTDWTQRTHYRPTGYQQPLQNAMHHIHPCPVCALVYRSTEQRPPVLPRGSVAPLSLAGRWTSQHCETRPNVLFLTRDFSFDPDQHVWEGVYRHYSDPTCSQPTFTLRASGHYAQGNPSAKVSGATEFVFKVIQVSVTAIEESTAKLLNGTRPGKCGEAGGWEVGVEQDLTSTDGCTVLGIKLPHKEYELFKTELDHRKHLMLLIGERPTDGSSPDRPQRRPTSFQAPLVLCGGGETNPSHRHGSGFNSKQVQLAASGTERLALVVLLVLGSVLCSWICVY, translated from the exons ATGAAGTGTGCGGAAGCAGGAAACATGTCAAACGGACATTTCAGTCACCTGTTGAGGGGAGTCTGGTTGCTGTGGCTCTGGCAAG TTGTGTTTGTTGCTGGAACTGGGAGTAAACTATGGGAGGTGCCCTCAGtctccttcacttcctcctccaaTCTCAGTGAGAGCCTGCAATGGGAGCCCCACTGCCAGTACCACCACCTACAGGACAGAGTGAGAATCACAGCAGACATCCCCCCAAGACTGGATGGTACCTGGGTGTCAATAAG ATGTGAGGTTCGGCCTGGTCCAGAGTTCCTCACCCGCTCTTACACCTTCCACCCCACCCGTCACTTCCAGGCCCTGCAGCACTACTACACCGACAGTGGTTGCGAGGACCCGGCCTACTCCCTGATGATAAGGGGGAAACTTCGACTGCGTCAGGCCTCTTGGATCACCCGTGGAGGCACTGAAGCAGAACACCACATCAGCAAGGTTGGCATTGTGATCCACAGCCTGGCAGCCAAGCAGAGGCTGGCCTCAAGGCTGCCTCCATCCTGTGTGGATCTGACCCTCAGCCATGTGATGCCAGGGAAACTGTATGAGCTGTACAACACCCGGGCAGGAAGGGGATGTCTCGCAGCACTGGGCTTCTCCATGATGGAGATGGGTCTGATACGAGTGGAGACACAACACCACATCCATGGAGGGAAGGTCCAGGAGCTGTTCTTAGGGGATATACACACTGACTGGACTCAGAGGACCCACTATAGGCCTACAGGGTACCAGCAGCCACTGCAGAATGCAATG CATCACATCCACCCCTGTCCGGTGTGCGCCTTGGTGTACCGCTCCACAGAGCAGCGCCCCCCAGTGTTGCCTCGCGGCTCTGTAGCTCCTCTGTCTCTGGCAGGCCGCTGGACCAGCCAGCACTGTGAAACCCGTCCCAACGTCCTCTTCCTTACCAGAGACTTCTCCTTTGATCCTGACCAGCACGTGTGGGAGGGCGTCTACCGGCACTACTCTGACCCTACCTGCTCTCAGCCCACGTTCACCCTGAGAGCCTCTGGCCACTACGCTCAAGGAAACCCCTCCGCCAAGGTGTCAGGAGCCACTGAGTTTGTCTTCAAGGTCATCCAGGTGAGTGTTACAGCCATAGAGGAGTCCACTGCTAAGTTGTTGAATGGGACGAGGCCAGGAAAATGTGGTGAGGCTGGAGGCTGGGAAGTCGGGGTGGAGCAGGATTTGACTTCCACAGATGGGTGCACAGTGCTGGGCATCAAGCTGCCACACAAGGAGTACGAGCTCTTCAAGACTGAGCTGGACCACAGGAAACACCTGATGCTGCTCATCGGTGAGAGGCCAACTGACGGGTCCAGCCCTGACCGACCACAGAGGAGACCCACTTCCTTTCAGGCTCCTTTGGTGCTTTGCGGTGGGGGGGAGACAAATCCCTCGCATCGCCATGGCTCCGGTTTTAACAGCAAGCAAGTTCAGTTAGCTGCCAGTGGGACAGAGAGGCTGGCACTGGTGGTGTTACTGGTGCTTGGATCTGTGCTGTGCAGCTGGATCTGTGTTTATTAG